A window of Marispirochaeta aestuarii genomic DNA:
GTAACTGATACGACGGATGATTCTTCCTCAACGACGGGAACGCTGTACTATGCCGGTGATCCCATGGTATTCGATATTTCAAACGACAGCACCGGCAACAGCAGCGGAACGATTACATATCGAGGGACGTCGTATCCAATGGAATAGCAGAAACAGGAGCTGAATTGGGTCATCATTTATGTTATTGAACACCTTAAACTTTCCTGGGACGCAAGGATGTTATTCGTATTGCAGGTTTTGAACACATAATTAAGGAACAATGCTTTTGCATTGTTCCTGTACTGCCCTTCCCCATTTTTGTATCAAGGGGGAGGTTTTGTTTTTTCGCATCTTTGAGGTGACGGTCCTATTCTTCGGAGTCAGCAATTTTTGGCTGCATTGATATGATCCTGGAGGCTGATGGAGAGTCTGGTTTGGTCGGGCTTCCGGCGTTATTGCTGGGTGGGTGATTATGCGAAATTCGGGAAAGCCAGCAGGGATGGGGGTTATGCGCAATGGGGGATGATGCGTAATAATTTATGAACAACAGTTTTGTGCTGATTATAGGATGTTATGTGGACAAAAGGTTTAAATTGAATAACTAAGGATATGAAAAATGCGAAGATTTACAATTATAGAGAGAAAAATAATAAATTTTATCATAAAAATGTATGAAAATCAGCATTATAATTGTCTTTACAACTTACTTTTTGATATAGATGGAATTATTGGTATTACACATCATTTTTACTTAAACTTTGAGAAAAAAGATGAAGTTCATTTTTTTTTTGAAGAAGCAACTCTAAATGAAATGACGAAAGATCAGCGTAAAATAAAAAATTATATAAATGAGAAAACACAAATTTTTGCAAATACAATTGAATTTATTCAGTATTTAATAGATGAAAAATATTTAACTATAATAGAAAGTGATAACAAGAGTTCTGACGAAAATCCAAAACCAAATCAGGGCTATATACATACTTCATTTGTTCAAATGAGTACTGAATTTCAAAGAAAATTTTATAAACATGAGAAATACATTTATATTCCTACTCAAAAATTATTTGATCTTGTTAATAATAAGTTTATTGATGAAAACGGAATTCGGGAAAAAAATGAAAAGTTCCATAAAGGAATAACTTTATCATTAGCTATTATCTCAATTCTTATTGCTTTAGGGAGCTTATTCCTTACTATTTTGAATAATAAAGAAAGTACTGAGCCAATTAAAGTAGAAATAATTAATACTAAACCAAACCCATAATATTGAATTAATAGTTAGGAGAATAATATGTCTTTATTCAGAATTGATAATGATAACATTCAGAATATTAAAGAAGAACCTTTCAAGTTAGAAAAAGAAATTCAGACTCTTTGTGAAGAAAACTTGGAATTATTATTAAACTTAGAATTCGTAAAAAGTGAATTTCAAATTGATCGTTTTCGCCTTGATTCTTTAGCTTACGACAAAAAAACAAATTCTTTTATAATTGTCGAATATAAAAGAGATAAGAATTTCAGTGTTATTGATCAAGGGTATGCATATTTATCGCTCATGTTGAATAATAAAGCAGACTTCATCCTCGAATATAATGAAAACTCTGGTAAAACAATAAAACGAAATGAAGTAGATTGGTCTCAATCGCGCGTAATATTTATAGCTCCAAGTTTTTCAAATTATCAGAAGGAAGCAATAAATTTTAAAGATTTACCAATCGAATTATGGGAAATAAAAAGATTTTCAAATAAAACAATATTATTTTCACAAATCAATACAAAAGGGTCAACAGAATCAATTCAAACCATATCGAAATCGAATGAAGAAATTTCCTATGTGAGTAAGGAAGTGAAAGTCTATTCAGAACAAGACAATATTGATAACGGAAGTGATGAAAC
This region includes:
- a CDS encoding DUF5655 domain-containing protein yields the protein MSLFRIDNDNIQNIKEEPFKLEKEIQTLCEENLELLLNLEFVKSEFQIDRFRLDSLAYDKKTNSFIIVEYKRDKNFSVIDQGYAYLSLMLNNKADFILEYNENSGKTIKRNEVDWSQSRVIFIAPSFSNYQKEAINFKDLPIELWEIKRFSNKTILFSQINTKGSTESIQTISKSNEEISYVSKEVKVYSEQDNIDNGSDETIELYEKIKIYILNLGDDINIRPTKLYIGFITKSNFCDIAILRSSIKIWINLQKGQLDDPKEVARDVSNVGHHGNGDYQIQISDAANLEYIISLVKQSYNLSKAT